In Vanessa atalanta chromosome 17, ilVanAtal1.2, whole genome shotgun sequence, one DNA window encodes the following:
- the LOC125070443 gene encoding acyl-CoA-binding domain-containing protein 6-like, which yields MSDGRPVSGQLKKFVFRGKSSSNGDTRGEYLEIVIPELLSAGYSFYTWPSAPLLAWYLWTQRRNLRGLRILELGCGTGLPGILAAKCGAHVTLTDSVVLPRSLRHLSACCEANGLVPGRDLQVLGLAWGLFLADVHNLRPVDLLLASDCFYEPSQFEEVLSTVAYFLDGTDARFLCAYQERSADWSIEALLKKWGLKGALVDLDSLSESSGLVVLIMAEALSDSSDSDFSVDNRTPLDKDFFDACNHVLRITSKLKDSQLLELYGFYKQSMEGKCTTQKPGWLDARGRRKWEAWKILGDLSNDEAKTKYIDLVQKFDPNCKFGVQSGLHETWVRMSSLRYSPEPELVDHEMSLFDAARENMGKLVTKFLSENPELCNERDENGLTALHWAADRDATNALTAALNGGCYVNALDKSKQTALHYAALCGHVRSTQILLEAGASFLKDDEGFTPLDVATDEEVRIILENAT from the exons ATGAGCGATGGCCGTCCTGTAAGTGGTCAACTGAAGAAATTTGTGTTTCGTGGAAAATCTTCTAGCAACGGCGACACAAGAGGTGAATACTTAGAAATTGTTATACCGGAGTTGTTATCAGCTGGGTATTCATTCTACACGTGGCCCTCAGCACCTCTTTTAGCTTGGTATTTGTGGACTCAAAGAAGAAACTTACGTGGTTTACGTATTTTAGAGCTAGGCTGTGGTACTGGTTTACCTGGAATCTTAGCAGCTAAGTGCGGTGCTCACGTGACTCTTACAGATAGTGTTGTTCTACCCCGCTCGTTGAGGCACTTGTCGGCTTGCTGTGAGGCTAATGGTTTAGTTCCCGGTCGTGATTTACAAGTTCTAGGACTAGCCTGGGGACTTTTTTTGGCCGATGTACATAATTTAAGACCTGTAGACTTATTACTTGCTTCTGATTGTTTTTACGAACCTTCTCAATTCGAAGAAGTACTTTCAACTGTCGCTTATTTTTTGGACGGAACTGACGCACGATTTTTGTGTGCTTACCAGGAGCGGAGCGCAGATTGGTCAATTGAGGCTCTACTGAAGAAGTGGGGACTGAAAGGCGCACTTGTGGATTTGGATTCGCTGAGTGAGAGTTCTGGT TTGGTAGTATTAATAATGGCTGAGGCACTTTCAGACAGTTCTGACTCTGATTTCTCAGTTGACAATCGGACTCCACTAGACAAGGATTTTTTTGATGCCTGTAATCATGTTTTGAGGATTACTTCAAAGCTAAAGGATAGTCAACTTCTGGAGCTATATGGCTTCTACAAGCAAAGTATGGAAGGGAAATGCACTACTCAAAAACCAGGTTGGTTAGATGCCAGAGGCAGAAGGAAATGGGAGGCTTGGAAAATTCTCGGTGATCTTTCTAATGATGaagctaaaacaaaatatatagatcTAGTTCAGAAATTTGATCCTAATTGTAAGTTTGGGGTACAAAGTGGATTACATGAAACATGGGTCAGAATGTCCTCATTGCGGTACTCCCCAGAACCTGAACTCGTGGATCATGAAATGTCATTGTTTGATGCAGCAAGGGAGAACATGGGAAAACTTGTTACAAAATTTTTAAGTGAAAACCCTGAGTTGTGTAATGAGAGGGATGAGAATGGTTTGACAGCTTTACATTGGGCTGCTGACAGAGATGCTACTAATGCATTAACCGCTGCTTTAAATGGGGGTTGCTATGTTAATGCCCTGGACAAATCTAAACAGACAGCTCTCCATTATGCTGCATTATGTGGCCATGTCAGATCGACTCAAATCCTATTAGAAGCCGGGGCTTCATTTCTGAAGGATGATGAAGGCTTTACTCCACTGGATGTAGCCACAGACGAAGAAGTCAGAATCATTCTAGAAAATGCTACGTAA
- the LOC125070209 gene encoding 3-ketoacyl-CoA thiolase, mitochondrial-like, which produces MSVAVKGIFIVGAKRTPFGTFGGVFRNTTATELQSIAATAALKEAGVAPDQIDSVIVGQVMSASQTDGIYTPRHAALKAGIPQDKPALGVNRLCGSGFQSVVNSAQDILTGVAKISLAGGVENMSQAPFAVRGVRFGTVLGASHAFEDTLWAGLTDSYCGLPMGMTAEKLGGQFGITRDEVDNFALRSQQRWKAACDAGVFKAEIEPVTLTIKKKQVKVEVDEHPRPQTTLEGLKKLPPVFKKEGLVTAGTASGISDGAGALVIASEEAAKNLKPLARLVGWSYVGVDPSIMGVGPVPAIENLLKATKLTLNDVDLIEINEAFAAQTLSCAKALKLDMEKLNVNGGAIALGHPLAASGSRITAHLVHELRRRGLKRGIGSACIGGGQGIAVMVEVV; this is translated from the exons atgtCGGTAGCAGTAAAAG GTATTTTTATCGTCGGTGCTAAACGCACACCTTTCGGTACGTTCGGCGGTGTGTTTCGAAACACGACCGCGACGGAGTTGCAGAGCATTGCGGCTACAGCGGCTCTTAAGGAGGCTGGAGTCGCTCCAGACCAGATCGACTCCGTGATTGTCGGTCAAGTTATGTCG GCTTCTCAAACTGATGGCATTTACACACCACGACACGCAGCGCTCAAAGCAGGGATCCCTCAAGACAAGCCAGCGTTGGGTGTGAACAGGCTGTGTGGGTCTGGTTTCCAGTCTGTGGTGAACAGTGCACAG GACATACTGACCGGCGTGGCGAAGATCTCGCTGGCGGGCGGCGTGGAGAACATGTCGCAGGCGCCGTTCGCCGTGCGCGGCGTGCGCTTCGGCACCGTGCTGGGCGCCTCGCACGCCTTCGAGGACACGCTGTGGGCCGGCCTCACCGACTCCTACTGCGGCCTGCCCATGGGCATGACCGCCGAGAAGCTGGGCGGCCAGTTCGGGATCACCCGCGACGAGGTCGACAACTTCGCGCTCCGCTCGCAGCAGAGGTGGAAAGCGG CCTGCGACGCTGGTGTCTTCAAGGCCGAAATCGAACCCGTCACTTTAACCATTAAGAAGAAGCAAGTGAAAGTGGAAGTTGATGAGCATCCTCGTCCTCAGACAACACTCGAGGGTCTAAAGAAGCTGCCCCCTGTTTTCAAAAAGGAAGGTCTTGTAACTGCTGGAACAGCTTCG GGTATAAGTGACGGTGCTGGAGCCCTGGTTATCGCTAGCGAGGAAGCCGCGAAGAACTTGAAGCCGCTGGCCAGGCTCGTAGGCTGGTCCTACGTCGGAGTGGACCCTAGCATCATGGGCGTCGGACCGGTTCCCGCCATCGAGAATCTTCTCAAAGCCACTAAGCTGACGCTTAACGACGTAGACTTAATCGAG ATCAACGAGGCGTTCGCGGCGCAGACGCTGTCGTGCGCGAAGGCGCTGAAGCTGGACATGGAGAAGCTCAACGTGAACGGCGGAGCCATCGCCCTCGGACACCCGCTCGCCGCCTCGGGCAGCCGCATCACGGCGCACCTCGTGCACGAGCTCAG ACGGCGCGGACTGAAGCGCGGTATCGGCTCCGCTTGCATCGGTGGCGGACAGGGCATCGCAGTTATGGTTGAAGTAGTCTAA
- the LOC125070402 gene encoding probable protein BRICK1-B, with amino-acid sequence MSQPPRETIQKQIQQDWANREYIEVITGSIKKITDFLNSFDMSCRSRLAALHEKLVSLERKIDYLEACVTKGETLT; translated from the exons ATGTCACAACCACCTCGAGAAACTATACAAAAACAAATCCAGCAAGATTGGGCAAACAGAGAGTACATTGAAGTAATAACAGGAAGCATAAAGAAAATTACTGATTTTCTTAATTCTTTTG ATATGTCCTGCAGATCTCGCTTGGCTGCATTACACGAAAAACTAGTTTCATTAGAGAGAAAAATTGACTATTTGGAAGCTTGt gtcaCTAAAGGAGAGACGCTCACATaa
- the LOC125070208 gene encoding 3-ketoacyl-CoA thiolase, mitochondrial-like — MAVAVNKGVYIVAAKRTPFGKMGGMLRNISPADLLAITAKDTLKAGNVAPAIVDTVNVGLVNTLSLSSDGGLAPRHAALKSGVPQEKPALGVNRLCGSGFQAIINSAQDILTGAAQVSLAGGTENMSAVPFVVRNVRFGVPLGVKVDFEDALTSSSLDTYCNFTMPQTAENLADKYSITRGEVDDFALQSQKRWKIAQDSGVFKAEITPVPVKLKKQEVIFDKDEHPRPDTTLEQLHKLPVLFRKGGVVTAGNSSGVNDGAGALVLASEEAVKQQSLTPLARLIGWSFVGVDPSMMGIGPVPAIQSLLAAAKLTLNDLDLIEINEAFAAQALACVKALDLDQSKLNVNGGAIALGHPLAASGARITAHLAHELRRRGLKRGIGSACIGGGQGIAVLIEAV, encoded by the exons ATGGCTGTTGCTGTTAATAAAG gtGTGTACATCGTGGCAGCAAAACGAACTCCGTTTGGCAAAATGGGAGGCATGTTACGAAACATTTCTCCTGCTGATCTTCTAGCGATTACTGCGAAAGATACTTTAAAGGCTGGTAATGTAGCACCCGCTATAGTGGATACAGTCAACGTTGGTTTGGTCAATACG CTGAGTTTGAGTTCAGATGGTGGTCTAGCTCCGCGACATGCAGCTCTAAAATCTGGTGTTCCACAAGAAAAACCAGCGCTCGGCGTAAACAGATTATGTGGTTCAGGATTCCAGGCTATTATAAACAGTGCGCAG gATATTCTAACAGGAGCCGCTCAAGTATCACTCGCTGGTGGAACAGAAAATATGTCAGCTGTTCCGTTCGTTGTAAGAAACGTTCGTTTCGGGGTTCCCTTAGGTGTTAAAGTGGACTTCGAAGATGCTCTCACTTCCAGTTCACTAGACACATACTGCAACTTCACGATGCCACAAACTGCCGAAAATTTAGCTGATAAGTACAGTATTACGAGGGGAGAAGTTGACGATTTCGCATTGCAATCACAGAAGAGGTGGAAAATTG CGCAAGATAGCGGTGTTTTCAAAGCAGAAATAACACCAGTACCTGTAAAGCTGAAGAAACAAGAAGTTATCTTCGATAAAGACGAACACCCACGTCCAGATACTACACTTGAGCAACTTCATAAGTTGCCAGTATTGTTCAGGAAAGGCGGTGTCGTCACTGCAGGAAATTCTTCG GGTGTGAATGATGGTGCTGGCGCTCTTGTCTTGGCAAGTGAAGAAGCGGTCAAGCAGCAGAGTTTGACCCCACTGGCCCGTCTTATTGGCTGGTCCTTCGTCGGTGTCGACCCCAGCATGATGGGAATCGGGCCAGTTCCAGCTATACAGAGTCTACTCGCCGCTGCTAAATTGACTCTTAATGATTTAGATTTAATCgag atcaatgaAGCATTTGCAGCCCAGGCTCTCGCATGTGTCAAGGCCTTGGACTTAGATCAGAGCAAGCTGAACGTGAACGGTGGAGCTATTGCGCTCGGACATCCGCTTGCCGCTTCTGGTGCCAGAATCACCGCACATCTGGCGCATGAACTGAG GCGTAGAGGTCTAAAAAGAGGTATCGGTTCAGCTTGTATTGGGGGTGGACAAGGTATTGCTGTGCTTATTGAAGcagtttga
- the LOC125070412 gene encoding 3-ketoacyl-CoA thiolase, mitochondrial-like gives MALASKGIFVVGAKRTPFCKYGGSLRELPASHAFAAAAKDALNSGNLNPTLVDSTIVGNVNFLSQCDGGKTPRYCGIYAGVSIDKPALGVNKACGSGLQAVLTGVMEILTGSADVCLTGGTELMSSLPILVRNVRFGTTLGSTYHFEDHIKKRFLDSYTGLSLEKMAENIAIKYNISREMSDDFALKSYLKWKAGQESKHFNDELTSLKVILRKKEVLIEKDELIEVNMTSDNMAKSLPLLEDGAVVTSLNSSVPADGAAALVLANEATVKRNNLIPLARVSGWATVGVDPLETGLAAVPAVKKLLQVTDTNIDSVDLFEINETFAAQVLATVTELKIDDSKVNVNGGALVLGNPVAATGARMAVHLVHHLNHIKAKRGIAVSSCGGGQGLAVMFEAI, from the exons ATGGCACTCGCTTCTAAAG GTATTTTTGTGGTTGGCGCGAAAAGAACGCCATTTTGCAAATATGGCGGTTCTCTCCGAGAGTTGCCAGCATCACATGCATTTGCAGCCGCGGCAAAAGATGCTTTAAATTCTGGAAATCTAAATCCAACTTTAGTTGATAGTACGATTGTTggaaatgttaatttt CTGAGTCAATGCGATGGCGGTAAAACTCCGAGATATTGTGGCATTTATGCCGGAGTTTCTATTGACAAGCCAGCATTGGGAGTAAATAAGGCTTGTGGTTCGGGCTTACAAGCAGTTCTCACTGGTGTTATG GAGATCTTAACAGGTTCTGCTGACGTATGTCTAACAGGAGGAACGGAACTTATGTCTTCATTGCCTATATTGGTACGCAACGTTCGATTTGGCACAACTCTCGGCTCAACATATCACTTTGaagatcatataaaaaaacgttttctaGATAGTTATACAGGACTGAGCTTAGAAAAGATGGCAGAAAATATTgccataaaatacaatataagtagAGAGATGTCAGATGATTTTGCGCTTAAGAGCTATTTGAAGTGGAAGGCAG GTCAagaatcaaaacattttaatgacgAACTTACCAGTTTGAaagtaatattaagaaaaaaggaGGTTTTGATTGAAAAAGATGAACTCATTGAAGTAAACATGACTTCAGATAATATGGCTAAATCACTGCCGTTGCTCGAAGACGGAGCGGTGGTGACATCTTTAAACTCAtcg GTCCCTGCAGACGGGGCCGCAGCTCTCGTTCTGGCCAACGAAGCTACAGTCAAGCGTAACAACTTGATTCCTCTGGCGAGAGTGTCGGGCTGGGCTACTGTTGGGGTTGACCCTCTTGAGACTGGACTGGCGGCTGTACCGGCTGTGAAGAAATTATTACAAGTTACTGACACGAATATTGATAGTGTCGATTTATTTGAG ataaatGAGACGTTTGCTGCTCAAGTTTTGGCTACTGTTACAGAGCTAAAAATAGACGACAGCAAAGTCAACGTAAATGGCGGAGCCCTTGTGCTCGGGAACCCTGTTGCCGCAACTGGCGCTCGAATGGCTGTTCATCTTGTTCACCATCTTAA TCATATTAAAGCGAAGCGGGGAATCGCTGTATCCAGCTGTGGGGGTGGACAAGGACTGGCGGTTATGTTTGAAGCGATCTAA